A window of the Syntrophaceae bacterium genome harbors these coding sequences:
- a CDS encoding iron-containing alcohol dehydrogenase — MKYPELSFEPFFSWVNRSRIMYSPGLRSEVGYEMAQLGGTRAVIFTDKGLVDAGVAGMVVEAVEKSDLALAGVFDGILQDARIDLINEGARFYREKGADCLIAVGGGSVMDTAKAINILIGDGLDDFAPLAAQAALWDGAKPLPPHIAFPTTAGTGCEITNAMVVLDTEAHAKLQVTHPFCNSDIAMLDPELTLKLPAKITAFTGMDALTHAIEGVTSNNAEPIADALGFHAIRMICRYLPVAVREPDNVDARGNMLLASTIAGMCFVNAMTGAVHALAHTLGALHGIPHGLANAIMLPHVMAFNLEERPDRFMMVADAMGIPVDGKEPIEAGRLAVQAVKALLKEVGLTQTLKDFGVPGEREGLQPLVDLASGDGQISYNPRYVEEEDIINLYLKAR; from the coding sequence ATGAAGTATCCGGAACTATCGTTTGAGCCGTTTTTCAGTTGGGTGAACCGCTCCCGGATCATGTACTCCCCGGGCCTGCGGAGCGAGGTGGGCTACGAAATGGCCCAACTCGGCGGGACCCGGGCGGTGATCTTCACCGACAAGGGCCTGGTGGACGCCGGGGTGGCCGGGATGGTCGTCGAGGCGGTGGAGAAGTCGGACCTCGCACTGGCGGGGGTCTTCGACGGGATCCTTCAAGATGCCCGGATCGACCTGATCAACGAGGGAGCCCGGTTCTACCGCGAAAAGGGCGCCGACTGCCTGATCGCCGTCGGCGGCGGGAGCGTCATGGATACGGCCAAGGCAATCAACATCCTGATCGGCGACGGCCTGGACGATTTCGCCCCCCTGGCCGCCCAGGCGGCCCTGTGGGATGGGGCGAAACCCCTTCCGCCCCACATCGCCTTTCCGACGACGGCGGGGACGGGCTGCGAGATCACCAACGCCATGGTGGTCCTCGACACGGAAGCCCATGCGAAGCTGCAGGTCACCCACCCCTTCTGCAACTCCGACATCGCCATGCTCGATCCCGAGCTGACGCTGAAGCTGCCGGCGAAGATCACCGCCTTCACGGGCATGGACGCCCTGACCCACGCCATCGAGGGGGTGACGTCCAACAACGCCGAGCCCATCGCGGACGCCCTGGGCTTCCACGCGATCCGCATGATCTGCCGCTACCTCCCCGTGGCGGTCCGCGAGCCGGACAACGTCGACGCCCGGGGGAACATGCTCCTGGCCAGCACCATCGCCGGGATGTGCTTTGTCAATGCCATGACCGGGGCCGTCCACGCCCTGGCCCACACCCTGGGAGCCCTCCACGGCATCCCCCACGGGCTGGCCAACGCCATCATGCTGCCCCATGTCATGGCGTTCAACCTGGAGGAGCGGCCCGACCGGTTCATGATGGTCGCCGACGCCATGGGAATCCCCGTGGACGGGAAGGAACCGATCGAGGCGGGACGCCTCGCCGTCCAGGCCGTGAAGGCCCTCCTGAAGGAAGTGGGCCTCACCCAGACCCTGAAGGACTTCGGCGTCCCCGGCGAACGGGAGGGCCTGCAGCCCCTGGTGGACCTGGCGTCCGGCGACGGACAGATCAGCTACAACCCGCGGTACGTGGAAGAGGAAGACATCATCAACCTTTACCTGAAAGCCCGTTAG